The following proteins are encoded in a genomic region of Struthio camelus isolate bStrCam1 chromosome 3, bStrCam1.hap1, whole genome shotgun sequence:
- the GEN1 gene encoding flap endonuclease GEN homolog 1 isoform X1: protein MGVTNLWQILEPVKQPVSLSSLRGKTLAVDLSLWVCEAQTVKKMVGVVTKPHLRNLFFRFSFLTSMGIKLVFVMEGEAPKLKADTMSKRNEMRYGSSKQPRASRTGRSYFKSILKECLALLECLGVPWVQAAGEAEAMCAYLNANGHVDGCITNDGDVFLYGAQTVYRNFAMNAKEPHLDCYTMSSIKKKLGCDRESLIGLAVLLGCDYLPKGIPGVGKEQALKLIETLQGQNLLQRFEQWGEQLQYSNTSPPLVVKKVTHCSECHHPGSYKEHEHNGCKFCESIRSCKPHDSKYCCPCEWHQLEREKQASAVEDNIRKRANSCEGFPFSEVIQEFLVNKNKLNKIMEYQRPSLLSFQRFAFEKMEWTKHYACKKLLVLLTWYDMTQRKSGYIDSKQLQAIRIVKTRVKNGIPCFEIQWQKPEHYVDAEDQPVESFVVTVEEESLFQAAYPDVVALYQMEKTEILEKKQKSRKNRPKEKELSNVYGEVTDLLSQMNLKSTCEILPVQDSMSDVKMLREDQRYQRSIESKDPALAATSCITTVGMPVAAAALSPTASPYSLLKSTLADSSASPAQLTENSGVSSSYTTSVTADLQLSSTDREGTSFSTLPALGGGTLDPVAGLATYIQHSDPLHHKTAINSSEHSDAMQSDQDHSDSADDLFSDDAMGQLQKLSLSERILTKTSVQAKPSLSEDIMELKPLKYLKQTKGALNPDKDYAASSYQLNKTGRETKNVLSENCMRESSVHMYQDQYKNADSLAQIMQKHHKINSSAFVALRSQTVKPLQPRCEILPLSQKPADVVTGCHITEACTQATWKTLFKRSVCQNKCSSSEDSDDGNMNKNLIYEQQKRQQNPGQLKKIYIKKKSNTLTSKRTNSDSAITVKGEEKKTNFKITSNNLPVQVSPKPSPVVEVDRFLSPFERSGTCTLQRAKSDVLSYAMADSPLPLYERLKERLKNN, encoded by the exons ATGGGAGTGACAAATCTGTGGCAGATCCTTGAGCCTGTGAAACAACCTGTCAGCTTGAGCAGTCTCAGGGGAAAAACACTTGCTGTTGATTTAAGTCTGTGGGTTTGTGAAGCACAGACTGTTAAAAAGATGGTTGGAGTAGTTACCAAACCTCATCTCAG AAACCTATTTTTTCGGTTCTCTTTCTTAACCTCAATGGGAATTAAACTAGTATTTGTCATGGAAGGAGAGGCCCCTAAGTTGAAAGCAGACACTATGAGTAAGAGGAACGAGATGCGCTATGGATCTTCCAAGCAACCTAGGGCTTCAAGAACAGGGAGATCctattttaaatccattttaaaagAG TGCCTGGCACTGCTGGAGTGCTTGGGTGTCCCATGGGTTCAAGCAGCTGGGGAAGCAGAGGCAATGTGTGCTTACCTGAATGCAAATGGACATGTTGATGGCTGTATTACCAATGATGGCGATGTCTTTTTATATGGAGCTCAAACAGTTTATAGGAACTTTGCTATGAATGCTAAG GAGCCTCATCTTGACTGTTACACAATGTCCTCTATTAAGAAGAAGCTTGGTTGTGATAGAGAGTCTTTGATTGGGCTAGCTGTTCTTCTGGGTTGTGATTATCTTCCAAAA GGTATTCCAGGAGTTGGGAAAGAACAAGCTTTAAAGTTAATTGAGACTTTGCAAGGTCAAAACTTACTGCAAAG GTTTGAGCAGTGGGGAGAACAACTTCAGTATAGTAATACTAGTCCACCTTTAGTAGTTAAGAAGGTAACTCACTGTTCTGAATGCCATCATCCAG GGTCTTATAAGGAACATGAGCACAATGGATGTAAATTCTGTGAAAGCATTAGGTCCTGCAAACCCCATGACTCCAAATACTGCTGCCCTTGTGAATGGCATCAGTTAGAGCGAGAGAAACAAGCAAGTGCAGTGGAGGACAATATCAGAAA AAGAGCTAACAGTTGTGAGGGCTTTCCATTCTCTGAG gTTATCCAAGAATTTCTTGTAAACAAGAACAAATTGAACAAGATAATGGAATACCAAAGACCTAGTTTATTGTCCTTTCAG AGATTTGCTTTTGAGAAGATGGAATGGACCAAACATTATGCTTGTAAGAAACTCTTGGTATTATTGACATGGTATGATATGACCCAGAGAAAATCTGGATACATTGATTCAAAACAACTACAAGCAATACG gataGTCAAGACACGTGTTAAAAACGGGATACCTTGTTTTGAAATTCAGTGGCAAAAACCAG AACATTATGTTGATGCGGAAGATCAGCCTGTGGAGTCCTTTGTAGTCACAGTAGAGGAGGAGTCTTTATTTCAGGCTGCTTATCCTGATGTTGTTGCCCTTTATcagatggaaaaaacagaaattttggaaaagaaacagaaaa GCAGGAAAAACAGaccaaaagaaaaggaattatcaAATGTTTATGGTGAAGTTACTGACCTTCTGTCtcaaatgaatttaaaatccACATGTGAAATTCTCCCAGTGCAGGACTCCATGTCAGATGTAAAAATGCTCCGTGAGGATCAGAGATATCAGAGAAGTATTGAATCAAAAGATCCAGCGTTAGCTGCAACTTCCTGCATTACAACTGTTGGAATGCCAGTAGCAGCAGCTGCCCTTTCTCCAACTGCATCACCTTACTCGCTCTTAAAAAGTACGTTAGCTGACTCTTCTGCATCGCCAGCACAACTTACTGAAAATTCAGGGGTATCATCATCTTATACTACCTCTGTAACAGCTGATCTACAACTGAGCAGTACTGATAGGGAAGGAACCTCCTTCAGCACTTTACCAGCCCTTGGTGGCGGTACCCTTGATCCAGTGGCTGGCCTGGCTACATATATACAACATTCAGATCCATTACATcataaaacagcaataaataGCTCAGAACATTCTGATGCTATGCAGTCTGATCAAGATCATTCGGATAGTGCAGATGACTTGTTTTCAGATGATGCTATGGGACAACTTCAAAAGTTATCTTTAAGTGAGCGGATACTTACGAAGACTTCTGTTCAAGCAAAACCTTCATTATCTGAAGATATAATGGAACTgaagcctttaaaatatttaaaacaaacaaaaggagcatTGAATCCTGACAAAGATTATGCTGCTTCTTCATATCAGTTAAATAAAACAGGGCGGGAAACTAAAAATGTGCTATCGGAAAACTGTATGAGGGAGTCCAGTGTACACATGTATCAAGATCAGTATAAAAATGCTGACAGCCTGGCTCAAATAATGCAAAAACACCATAAAATAAACAGTTCAGCGTTTGTAGCTCTAAGAAGTCAAACAGTAAAGCCGTTACAACCTAGGTGTGAAATACTTCCACTGTCTCAAAAGCCAGCAGATGTTGTAACTGGCTGTCACATTACAGAAGCCTGTACTCAGGCTACTtggaaaactttatttaaaaggaGTGTGTGCCAGAACAAATGCTCTTCTAGTGAAGACAGTGATGATGGGAACAtgaataaaaatctaatttatgaGCAGCAGAAAAGGCAACAAAACCcaggtcagttaaaaaaaatatatataaagaaaaagagTAACACTCTCACTAGCAAAAGAACGAACAGTGACTCGGCAATTACAGttaaaggggaggaaaagaagaccaattttaaaataactagtaATAATTTGCCAGTGCAAGTATCTCCAAAACCTTCTCCTGTAGTGGAAGTTGATCGTTTCTTAAGTCCGTTTGAGAGGTCGGGTACCTGCACTCTGCAGCGAGCCAAAAGTGATGTTCTGTCTTATGCAATGGCAGATAGTCCCCTTCCCCTGTATGAAAGACTAAAAGAAAGACTCAAAAACAATTAA
- the GEN1 gene encoding flap endonuclease GEN homolog 1 isoform X2 has product MCAYLNANGHVDGCITNDGDVFLYGAQTVYRNFAMNAKEPHLDCYTMSSIKKKLGCDRESLIGLAVLLGCDYLPKGIPGVGKEQALKLIETLQGQNLLQRFEQWGEQLQYSNTSPPLVVKKVTHCSECHHPGSYKEHEHNGCKFCESIRSCKPHDSKYCCPCEWHQLEREKQASAVEDNIRKRANSCEGFPFSEVIQEFLVNKNKLNKIMEYQRPSLLSFQRFAFEKMEWTKHYACKKLLVLLTWYDMTQRKSGYIDSKQLQAIRIVKTRVKNGIPCFEIQWQKPEHYVDAEDQPVESFVVTVEEESLFQAAYPDVVALYQMEKTEILEKKQKSRKNRPKEKELSNVYGEVTDLLSQMNLKSTCEILPVQDSMSDVKMLREDQRYQRSIESKDPALAATSCITTVGMPVAAAALSPTASPYSLLKSTLADSSASPAQLTENSGVSSSYTTSVTADLQLSSTDREGTSFSTLPALGGGTLDPVAGLATYIQHSDPLHHKTAINSSEHSDAMQSDQDHSDSADDLFSDDAMGQLQKLSLSERILTKTSVQAKPSLSEDIMELKPLKYLKQTKGALNPDKDYAASSYQLNKTGRETKNVLSENCMRESSVHMYQDQYKNADSLAQIMQKHHKINSSAFVALRSQTVKPLQPRCEILPLSQKPADVVTGCHITEACTQATWKTLFKRSVCQNKCSSSEDSDDGNMNKNLIYEQQKRQQNPGQLKKIYIKKKSNTLTSKRTNSDSAITVKGEEKKTNFKITSNNLPVQVSPKPSPVVEVDRFLSPFERSGTCTLQRAKSDVLSYAMADSPLPLYERLKERLKNN; this is encoded by the exons ATGTGTGCTTACCTGAATGCAAATGGACATGTTGATGGCTGTATTACCAATGATGGCGATGTCTTTTTATATGGAGCTCAAACAGTTTATAGGAACTTTGCTATGAATGCTAAG GAGCCTCATCTTGACTGTTACACAATGTCCTCTATTAAGAAGAAGCTTGGTTGTGATAGAGAGTCTTTGATTGGGCTAGCTGTTCTTCTGGGTTGTGATTATCTTCCAAAA GGTATTCCAGGAGTTGGGAAAGAACAAGCTTTAAAGTTAATTGAGACTTTGCAAGGTCAAAACTTACTGCAAAG GTTTGAGCAGTGGGGAGAACAACTTCAGTATAGTAATACTAGTCCACCTTTAGTAGTTAAGAAGGTAACTCACTGTTCTGAATGCCATCATCCAG GGTCTTATAAGGAACATGAGCACAATGGATGTAAATTCTGTGAAAGCATTAGGTCCTGCAAACCCCATGACTCCAAATACTGCTGCCCTTGTGAATGGCATCAGTTAGAGCGAGAGAAACAAGCAAGTGCAGTGGAGGACAATATCAGAAA AAGAGCTAACAGTTGTGAGGGCTTTCCATTCTCTGAG gTTATCCAAGAATTTCTTGTAAACAAGAACAAATTGAACAAGATAATGGAATACCAAAGACCTAGTTTATTGTCCTTTCAG AGATTTGCTTTTGAGAAGATGGAATGGACCAAACATTATGCTTGTAAGAAACTCTTGGTATTATTGACATGGTATGATATGACCCAGAGAAAATCTGGATACATTGATTCAAAACAACTACAAGCAATACG gataGTCAAGACACGTGTTAAAAACGGGATACCTTGTTTTGAAATTCAGTGGCAAAAACCAG AACATTATGTTGATGCGGAAGATCAGCCTGTGGAGTCCTTTGTAGTCACAGTAGAGGAGGAGTCTTTATTTCAGGCTGCTTATCCTGATGTTGTTGCCCTTTATcagatggaaaaaacagaaattttggaaaagaaacagaaaa GCAGGAAAAACAGaccaaaagaaaaggaattatcaAATGTTTATGGTGAAGTTACTGACCTTCTGTCtcaaatgaatttaaaatccACATGTGAAATTCTCCCAGTGCAGGACTCCATGTCAGATGTAAAAATGCTCCGTGAGGATCAGAGATATCAGAGAAGTATTGAATCAAAAGATCCAGCGTTAGCTGCAACTTCCTGCATTACAACTGTTGGAATGCCAGTAGCAGCAGCTGCCCTTTCTCCAACTGCATCACCTTACTCGCTCTTAAAAAGTACGTTAGCTGACTCTTCTGCATCGCCAGCACAACTTACTGAAAATTCAGGGGTATCATCATCTTATACTACCTCTGTAACAGCTGATCTACAACTGAGCAGTACTGATAGGGAAGGAACCTCCTTCAGCACTTTACCAGCCCTTGGTGGCGGTACCCTTGATCCAGTGGCTGGCCTGGCTACATATATACAACATTCAGATCCATTACATcataaaacagcaataaataGCTCAGAACATTCTGATGCTATGCAGTCTGATCAAGATCATTCGGATAGTGCAGATGACTTGTTTTCAGATGATGCTATGGGACAACTTCAAAAGTTATCTTTAAGTGAGCGGATACTTACGAAGACTTCTGTTCAAGCAAAACCTTCATTATCTGAAGATATAATGGAACTgaagcctttaaaatatttaaaacaaacaaaaggagcatTGAATCCTGACAAAGATTATGCTGCTTCTTCATATCAGTTAAATAAAACAGGGCGGGAAACTAAAAATGTGCTATCGGAAAACTGTATGAGGGAGTCCAGTGTACACATGTATCAAGATCAGTATAAAAATGCTGACAGCCTGGCTCAAATAATGCAAAAACACCATAAAATAAACAGTTCAGCGTTTGTAGCTCTAAGAAGTCAAACAGTAAAGCCGTTACAACCTAGGTGTGAAATACTTCCACTGTCTCAAAAGCCAGCAGATGTTGTAACTGGCTGTCACATTACAGAAGCCTGTACTCAGGCTACTtggaaaactttatttaaaaggaGTGTGTGCCAGAACAAATGCTCTTCTAGTGAAGACAGTGATGATGGGAACAtgaataaaaatctaatttatgaGCAGCAGAAAAGGCAACAAAACCcaggtcagttaaaaaaaatatatataaagaaaaagagTAACACTCTCACTAGCAAAAGAACGAACAGTGACTCGGCAATTACAGttaaaggggaggaaaagaagaccaattttaaaataactagtaATAATTTGCCAGTGCAAGTATCTCCAAAACCTTCTCCTGTAGTGGAAGTTGATCGTTTCTTAAGTCCGTTTGAGAGGTCGGGTACCTGCACTCTGCAGCGAGCCAAAAGTGATGTTCTGTCTTATGCAATGGCAGATAGTCCCCTTCCCCTGTATGAAAGACTAAAAGAAAGACTCAAAAACAATTAA